CGGGGCCATCGCCTGGTCGCCGACGACGCGGTGGAAATCCGGCAAACGTCCGACGGGCAGCTGCACGGCAGCGCACCGGAGCTGATCCGGCACCTGCTGGAGATTCGCGGCCTTGGCATTATCAATGTCATGACGCTGTTCGGGGCCGGAGCCGTCCGTTCGATGAAACGGATCAGCGTCGTCATCAAGCTGGAGAACTGGCAGCCCGACAAGCAGTACGACCGTCTCGGTCTTGACGAGGAATTAACGCGCATCATCGATACGGACATCCCTCTTGTAACCGTCCCGGTCCAGCCGGGACGAAACCTTGCCGTTATCATCGAAGTGGCGGCGATGAATTTCCGACTCAAACGGATGGGCTATAATGCCGCGCTGCAATTCACGAACAAGCTGACCGAAACGATTGCCGACGATTCCGACGATTTCGATTAAACGGGAGGCGCGGCTGGCGCGATACGCTCCGCCCTCCGGACTGGATCCTCAATGAAATGACGTGGAGGGCGTATTTCACCATCGCCTGGTAAGATTCCATCCCATCACAAGGAGCTTTCCATGAAAACTGCGATTCGAACGATGCTGTTCGATTTGGACGGCACGATTCTCGATACGAACGAGCTCATTATCGAAACGTTCCTGCAGGTGTTAAAAGACATTGTGCCGCCCGAGTTCGGACGCGAGCATATTATTCCCGGCATGGGGCTGCCGCTGACCGACCAAATGCAGCGGTTCTCCGGCCTCGAAGACGTCACCGGCCTGATCGCCGCTTATCGGGATGTGAATTTGCGGCTGCATGACGACTATGTGAAGCCGTTCGGCGATGTGGCGGAAGTGTTGGCCAAGCTTCGCAAGGCGGGAGTCGGGCTCGGCATCGTCACGACCAAGATGGAGCTCACGACGCTGCGCGGCTTGAAGTTTACCGGGCTCGACGGTTTTTTCGAGCGCGCTGCGATTGTGAC
This genomic window from Paenibacillus humicola contains:
- a CDS encoding HAD-IA family hydrolase; the protein is MKTAIRTMLFDLDGTILDTNELIIETFLQVLKDIVPPEFGREHIIPGMGLPLTDQMQRFSGLEDVTGLIAAYRDVNLRLHDDYVKPFGDVAEVLAKLRKAGVGLGIVTTKMELTTLRGLKFTGLDGFFERAAIVTLDDVERLKPHPEPVLKAMQALGAEPDSTMMIGDSPVDMEAAEAAGVIPVGVAWSLKGEQKLRESGARHILYEMRDLYSFI